In Dromiciops gliroides isolate mDroGli1 chromosome 4, mDroGli1.pri, whole genome shotgun sequence, one DNA window encodes the following:
- the NEK2 gene encoding serine/threonine-protein kinase Nek2 — MPSRVEDYEVLLTIGTGSYGRCQKIRRKSDGKVLVWKELDYGSMTETEKQMLVSEVNLLRELKHPNIVRYYDRIIDRSNTTLYIVMEYCEGGDLASVITKCTKERHYSDEDFVLRVMTQLTLALKECHRRSDGGHTVLHRDLKPANVFLDSKQNVKLGDFGLARILNHDTSFAKTFVGTPYYMSPEQMNRMSYNEKSDIWSLGCLLYELCALMPPFTAFSQKELAEKIREGKFRRIPYRYSDELNDIITKMLNLKDYCRPSVEEILENSLIADLVAEEQRKNPERRGRRSGEPEKLQNSGPAVTELRLKELQLQEREKAIKAREERLEQKERELCVRERLAEDKLIRAENLLKNYNLLKEQKVLALANCPEPLVFPSSLTKKKVHFSGESKENALSGENSENYPTNKSKSRDLKKRLYAAQLRAQALSELEKNYQLKSRQILGMR; from the exons GTATTAGTTTGGAAAGAACTTGACTATGGCTCTATGACAGAAACTGagaaacaaatgcttgtttccgaAGTGAATTTGCTCCGTGAACTGAAACATCCAAATATTGTCCGATACTATGATCGTATTATTGATAGATCCAATACGACACTctatattgtaatggaatattgtgaaGGAGGGGATCTGGCTAGTGTTATAACGAAATGCACCAAAGAAAG ACATTACTCAGATGAAGATTTTGTTCTTCGTGTGATGACCCAGCTGACCTTGGCGCTAAAGGAATGTCATAGACGAAGTGACGGTGGCCATACTGTGTTGCATCGGGACCTGAAGCCAGCCAATGTTTTCCTGGATAGCAAGCAAAATGTCAAGCTTGGAGACTTTGGGCTGGCTAGGATATTAAACCATGATACAAGTTTTGCAAAAACATTTGTTGGCACACCTTATTATATGTCTCCA gaaCAAATGAATCGCATGTCCTATAATGAAAAGTCCGATATCTGGTCATTAGGCTGTTTGCTGTATGAATTGTGTGCCTTAAT gccTCCTTTTACAGCTTTCAGCCAGAAAGAATTAGCCGAAAagatcagagaaggaaaattcaGGCGAATTCCATATCGTTACTCAGATGAGTTGAATGACATTATTACCAAGATGCTAAATTTGAAG GATTACTGTCGACCATCTGTGGAAGAAATTTTGGAAAACTCTCTGATAGCAGACTTGGTAGctgaagagcaaagaaaaaatcCTGAGAGGAGAGGACGACGATCGGGAGAGCCAGAAAAGCTGCAGAATTCGGGCCCTGCAGTGACTGAACTGAGACTAAAGGAGCTACAGttgcaggagagagagaaggccaTCAAAGCAAGAGAAGAAAGGCTAGAAC agaaggaaCGTGAACTTTGTGTTCGGGAGAGACTTGCAGAAGACAAACTCATCAGAGCTGAAAATTTATTGAAAAATTACAACCTGTTAAAGGAACAGAAGGTCTTGGCATTGGCAAATTGCCCAG aGCCACTTGTTTTCCCCTCATCTCTAACCAAGAAGAAAGTTCACTTCAGTGGGGAAAGCAAAGAGAATGCGTTGAGTGGTGAGAACTCCGAGAATTATCCCACTAACAAGTCTAAGAGCAGAGACTTGAAGAAGAGACTCTATGCTGCTCAACTGCGTGCTCAAGCcctgtcagagctggaaaaaaaCTACCAGCTGAAAAGCAGACAGATTCTGGGCATGCGCTGA